AATTAGATTATATAACCAAAAACGCTGATCCAGAGAGAATTAAGGCTACACATAATTACTACCCCTCATTATACTCGGCAATATCTAAAGAGGTTTTTGAAGAGGTAACCGAGATATTTAAGGAAAGGGGAATAGAGATAGGAGCGTTTATAAGTAATCCTAAATTCAACCTTAGGACTACATTGGAAATACTGAGATTTGCAAACCCATTTGACTCAGCAAACTACCTATCTAAGTTCGTTGATAGGGTAATAATAGGAGATCCTATACCAGATGAAGAATGGCTAAGGGAAGTGGCTGAGGTAAAGGAGTCGAATATAACTAAAATAAGGGTTAAAGTGTATAAGAGAGATGAGGAAACCCTAAACTTCCTTAAGGGGAAATTTAAGGTGAATAAGGATAAGGAATACGCAATAGTATGTTATACAAATAGGGAATATAGAAAAATGGACTGTTACACGAAAATATTTAAAGGTGCCGTAACAGTAAGGGGTAGGGAAATTTGGATATTTAATAAGGATTTAGGAGTTGCACAATATACGTTAATAGGAGAAATAGATGACATAAACATGGAAATATTAAAGATGAGCAATGAGATAACGTTTAAAGTAGTTCTTTAATACTTTTTAAAAATATATATATAAGTAATTACTAAACGTCTTTGAATTCATTATCAAGATAGTAGATTCTAGATATTATAGATATGAACCATTAAATACAAATTTTCTAATCTTCTCTATTTCATCTCTTTTGATTGTACTTCCTTCAGATATTGCTCTATATATAGGATTCCTTCTATTAGTAATAAGATTGAAACCAGCGCTTAATATAACTATTTTACCTGTTATTAAGTAGTTATAAATTTCTAAAATATTTTTCCCATCAAATAAATATATTGGAGAAAGTATAACTGTATATTTTTTATCGTAATTCTTAAGTCTCTCATCAGAAATCGTTATTTTCGCAAGTCTCCGTTCACCACCAAAATGTACTACTTTTCCGTCAATTTTTTTGAAAAGTTCCTCTTTTTCACTATTAACGTAAAATACGTAATTTATGCGATAGAACTCCTTATATTCCTTATGGAAAACGTTATCAGAGGTCATAACAACGGTGTATATGTTAGGCTCCTTTATGTCTTTATCTCGAATATTAATCGCGGGTAAATTTTTTTGCTTTTCAATTAACACTCTCCTATCTACTTCTAAGTTTAAAATCATCATTTTGTTGATGTAATCTAATAGTTTATCCTTAATTTTCAGACTCTCTTTTAACGGATCATCTGGTAGTTCTTCAATGTTAAATAAATAGAGCGATCCTCCAATCAGAAAAGGCACATATTGATATCCTAGTTCCTCAATCTCTATGATTGGTCCCTTAATATCTTTTATCCCTAAAATCTCATTAGTCGTATAATTATACATCTCTACCCAGTTATCGCCTTTGGGAGTTATAGAGACGTTAAGATTCCACATTACCATTCCTATAAAAGTGGTAATACGCGGTAAAGGTCCTGATATTCCGTAACTTGTAAATTCGCCGTATGTTCTAAAGAACATAGGTTCAAGTGGAGTAACCCTAATGATCATGAGAACCACCCTAACAACTTTATGAAATCTTCTATCACACTCCTATTATTGACTTTTATCTTGCTAAATTTAGCTATCGTCTCATAGTCAGCTTGTTCCAAACATGAAATATCCTTATTCTTTTTATTATCCTCCATAATTTTCATAAATAGTTTACTCACTGTATTCTCACTTACTTTAGAGAGACTGGTAAAAAATTCCTTTCTAGCTCCTAAGTCGTAAATAAGTGATCTACTATAGATTCCTTTGCGTACGCTTAAGATTATTTTCTGAGCTACATCTAAAAGAGATGCTACTTCATTTTTTTCTGGATTATCGAGATCTATTATGTATCTAAACGGAATTATGGCTTCTGAAAGAATGCCTCTTTCATTATTAACTACGATAAGTGAATCCTTCATTACTTCTAAATCTGCAAATTTGTAGACTAATACGTCCTTCAAGTATTTTATAGCTCTTTCAAGAATTTCAAGAGAAATTTTTAACGGATATTTAAAGTGACTTAAGACTATACAGATTGATCGGCCGTTGTATTTAAGAGTTTTGAATTTAAGTAAGTTTTTCCTAAGTTTTATCGCCAATTCTAAAGCCTTATCGGTTGGGGCTATAGCTAATAAGTCATCTCCTCCAATATATATAGGGATTGCATGATTCTTAAATATAGATTCTAGGTCTTCTATTACTAGCTCATTAATTTCTCTTTCAATTTCTTTAATTATCTTTATAGCTCCACCTTGAGGTAAGAGGCTTTTCCATTTTTTAGTATACTCTTTTTGTAGATCTTCATCTTTAAACTTAATGAATTCTGGTTCAAGAAGCAATAATTTTCCAAAAGAATCCATATCAGCTTTAATAATGGCATATGATGTAGGATAGTCTGCATACCTTCTCATTATTTCCTTCTCATCTAGTTCAAATAGCGTATAATTTGGCAGTTTAATTTCATTTACCTTAAAAATTATTTCAAAGAGTTTTTTTATGTGAGCACTTCTTTCTTCTTGTGTTATCTCTAGTGATTTATTAATTTTGTAGTCAAACCATGCCATATCTGAGGTAGAAGGGAATCCCCCTAATTTTGCCCAGATATATACACCAAATTTTCTCTTTATCAGACACCACCCACATAGGTAGTCTTCACTATCTTCGGCAATTGCAGGTAATTTATTACACATCTCACAATATTTATAACCTCTGATATCATTTAAACGAATTTTACCAGAATCTATATCTTTTACTAACTCATCTATATCTAGATAAGCTTCTGGCGTTATAACTTTCAATTTCTTAAATTGCATCTCCTCAGAAAGTTTTTTCAATTTTTCAAATAACATCTTTTGGAAATCTTCATTTTTAGGATTCTTAAGGTCACTTATTAATTTGCAAACGTCTATTATAGAGTTATATTCTTCTAGTTCGACTACGGAGATGTAAGGCTCTATGGGAGTATAGGAGGTAAACTTATATTTATCTAATTTTTCAATGTAATTTTTTAATTCATTATATGGTATTAATTTCCTATAGCACTCATGTAATTTATCTAATATGTAATTTTTAAGTTCATTCTTTTCCTTACATTCTGTTATAAACGTTAATCTGGCAGGAAATATAGGATATAAACGTTGAAGCTCAAGAATAGCATTAAGTCTTTTACGAATCTCCTGGTCTATTCCATTTTTTCTTATGGCATGAAATAAATTATTTTCTAATGTAGGAGTTATAATACAATTTTCACAAATATTTCCACATTTAACTCGTTCTTCTAAATCTCCTATTATATTATTAGCTAAACACCAAGAGAGATACGAAGCTATATAGCTTCCAGCCCATATATCTGAAAGTTTTCTTGAATTAGAGATATACGATTGAACTTGAGAAAAGTCTACTCCAACTATACAAATCATATTTTAATCACCTTTGCAAAGCCTCCTCCAGCGGACTCTCTACCCCCGATCTGTAATATCTTACCATCTAAGCATGAAATGTCTTGAGTAGCGTAGATATAGAAATGAAGTTTACTCCTACTAGGAAGCATTTCCTCATACCATAATTTAGTCTCATTTTCTTCAATTCTTATTCTGGGCTGTTTAATAATAATACTGTTAATAATGTTGATAAATTCCTCATCTGGCATTATTAGTATATGCTCGCTAGAAGATATGTTAAGTGTTGTCTTGATTTCCTTAACTAGTCCTTCCTTATGCATCTCCACATCAATTATGTTATTCTTAAAAATAAGTCTATTTTTCTTTATATCAGTTATAGGTTTCTCTATTTCATCCAATCCTTTAGGTGCATTATGAAATTCATAAAATTTCTTAAGCAAGAACTTACTTGTAACGTGGACTATGCCGTATTCT
The genomic region above belongs to Saccharolobus caldissimus and contains:
- a CDS encoding MupG family TIM beta-alpha barrel fold protein, translated to MKIGFSVFPGWKEIKDQQIRLVRKAKEFGFTEIFMGIGPGTHWNTPVSEAFQIAKEILAEAGEYYTFVDINPEILKVLNSSPKDLSNIKKAGFKGVRADYGFSKEEIVDMSKQMIVELNPMEITVNELDYITKNADPERIKATHNYYPSLYSAISKEVFEEVTEIFKERGIEIGAFISNPKFNLRTTLEILRFANPFDSANYLSKFVDRVIIGDPIPDEEWLREVAEVKESNITKIRVKVYKRDEETLNFLKGKFKVNKDKEYAIVCYTNREYRKMDCYTKIFKGAVTVRGREIWIFNKDLGVAQYTLIGEIDDINMEILKMSNEITFKVVL
- the cmr4 gene encoding type III-B CRISPR module RAMP protein Cmr4, encoding MSLTVRNYTLHHFLLYVLTPLKTGTGFGKGEINRAIQKNVYGIPIIYSTSIKGALALKEARNEEKIECINDLYVKVKGINNLTISDAFLLSVPTYDKEYGIVHVTSKFLLKKFYEFHNAPKGLDEIEKPITDIKKNRLIFKNNIIDVEMHKEGLVKEIKTTLNISSSEHILIMPDEEFINIINSIIIKQPRIRIEENETKLWYEEMLPSRSKLHFYIYATQDISCLDGKILQIGGRESAGGGFAKVIKI
- the cas10 gene encoding type III-B CRISPR-associated protein Cas10/Cmr2, with product MICIVGVDFSQVQSYISNSRKLSDIWAGSYIASYLSWCLANNIIGDLEERVKCGNICENCIITPTLENNLFHAIRKNGIDQEIRKRLNAILELQRLYPIFPARLTFITECKEKNELKNYILDKLHECYRKLIPYNELKNYIEKLDKYKFTSYTPIEPYISVVELEEYNSIIDVCKLISDLKNPKNEDFQKMLFEKLKKLSEEMQFKKLKVITPEAYLDIDELVKDIDSGKIRLNDIRGYKYCEMCNKLPAIAEDSEDYLCGWCLIKRKFGVYIWAKLGGFPSTSDMAWFDYKINKSLEITQEERSAHIKKLFEIIFKVNEIKLPNYTLFELDEKEIMRRYADYPTSYAIIKADMDSFGKLLLLEPEFIKFKDEDLQKEYTKKWKSLLPQGGAIKIIKEIEREINELVIEDLESIFKNHAIPIYIGGDDLLAIAPTDKALELAIKLRKNLLKFKTLKYNGRSICIVLSHFKYPLKISLEILERAIKYLKDVLVYKFADLEVMKDSLIVVNNERGILSEAIIPFRYIIDLDNPEKNEVASLLDVAQKIILSVRKGIYSRSLIYDLGARKEFFTSLSKVSENTVSKLFMKIMEDNKKNKDISCLEQADYETIAKFSKIKVNNRSVIEDFIKLLGWFS